The Hippoglossus hippoglossus isolate fHipHip1 chromosome 2, fHipHip1.pri, whole genome shotgun sequence DNA segment GGCGTTTTGGGAGTTCCAGAAAGAGATCTCCCCGTTCAGAGTGGTCACGGCCAACTCCTGACCGTCTGGGCGGTACGTCACCGACAAGCCTGAGGGGCAACATCCAAAACATACTTACTTTTAACATGTTAAAGaacttaaaatgaataaaatagaataagtCATAGATGTTTGGTCCCTTAAAGCAGAGACATCACAGCACTTTGTTAAATTAACTCTCCCAGGAGCCAAAGGTGCAggagtaaaacatttgcagACTTTGGTGCCCTCTTGTGGCCAAATGATAGAAGTACAGCTCAGTCCAGTGAAAACTCTAAACATCAGGTTACTGAACCAGAGGGTTGTTTACCGTCAGAGGTGAGGTGAAGTGTCTCCTTGACCTGCCAGCTGTCCAACATGTCCCACAGCCGCACGGTGCGGTCCCACGAGGCACTGGCCAGGATCGACTGCACGGGACTGAAGCACAAGCAGCTGACTGGACCCTCGTGACCCCCGAGCACCTGACCCACCACAGGGAGGAAGGCGATGAGGCagatgatacacacacattatctaaAGGTTATGAATacgtttgtgagtgtgtgaatacCTCCAGCAGTCGGCCGGTCTGCATGGACCACAGGAAGATCTCGAACGAGTCCTGGGCTCCTGCGCACACCAGCTCTCCGCTGCTGTCGACCGCGAGGGTGGAGAACTGCGCAGGCCGAGGCGAGGTGAACGTCCGGAAGTTTCTGTACCTGTAAATCACAAACGAGCAAAGTGCAGacgtcacacaaacacattctccTTCCCCCGGTGTCCCTCTCTGTTAAACCCTGGAAGCAGCTTTAGTTCACCTGTGCAGGTCGAACGCTCGCACCGTCCCGTCCAGAGAAGCGCTGACGATGACGAAGCCGCTGGAGGTGAAGGTGACGTTGGTGACGCTGCTGCTGTGCTCGGTGAAGGTGACGAAGCAGAGGCCGCTGTTGGTGTTCCACACTTTGACCTGAGGAAAGGAAACCGCAGGCTGACGTCAGATACAAAAGACTTTTGACGAGAAACAAATGGTCAAACTGGAGGACGTGATGCACTCACTTTTCCATCGTCGCCTCCCGTCGCGACGTACTGTCCGTCCGGAGAGTAAGCCAGCGACGCCATGTTGTTGAAGTGTCCCTGCTGCTTGAAGACGTACGACTCGCTCTGCCACTCCCACACCAGCAGCTGACCCATCCCTGAAACAATCAGACGATCAGTCAGttgctgcagcaggaaaccAGGAGTCCCTGCAGCACAGACCCCGAGACACAGACCGACTTCTTACCTGAGCATCCAAAGCCGATCCAGTCCCCAGAGCTGTTTATGGCCACTGAAGCAATTCTCTGATCTGAAAtactgaagagaaaaaacattcaaacagtcAAAAGGCTGCGAGTCCAGTGACGTCTTTTTAAAACTCTGATGACTGACGACTAACTCGCTGCAGGAGATTGGTGTTCACATGATCCTGTTTGAATCGAgcttaaataaaaactataagaGTCAAAATATTCAttctttttgcagcagaaagccAAGATCTCTGTTTACAGCCGAGCTCAgagggttatttattttaactctgCAGCTAAACATAACGTTTCTCTCACCTGAGGGAGTGAATCAGGTTGAATTCTGGGAGTTCGTGCAGGTGGAAGATACCGGAGGCGAAACCAGTGACCAGGATGTGAGTGGGCTTGTGGTACGCGGCCGTGGTCAAGTTGTTAAAATCTCCCTCCTTGTTGAAGAAGTGTCTGCAGATggagaataaaagaaataagaggaaagaagaactgcagctgctttttaattcttcctctaAACTCTACAGCCCAAATAAATCTGTGGCTTCTTACTTGCTCCTCTGCTTGTATCGGACGTTCTTCGTCTTCTCTTTGGGGGGTTCAGCTTTCCCTCTGATgacctctccctcttctccttccagcctctcctcctcctcttcctcctcttcttcctctcgttGTTTCAGGGGCTCGGGTTTGTCCCGGCTCTTCGTCAGGACGAGGCCATCCAGCTCGGTGtcgctctcccacacacacagcgtccCATCCTGGCTCACCGTGTACAACTGGAAACACAGATTaaagtttctctctgttttcttatCTACTATTTTATGTAAAGTAgtggagggaagaaaaaaaaactcacatccAGACTGTCCTTCTCGAAGAAACATCCCACGATCATGTCCTTGTGTCCTCCCAGCGAGTAGTAGATGAGGTTGGCCCAGCGCTCGGCACCGAACACCCACGTGGACATGTCTTTGCTGCCCACCACGAAACACCTGAGGGGAAAACCAACCATTTCCACATTTTAACTCAGCTCTTTGTTTGAATATCCGTCAACCCGCTTGTCCTCGTACTCACTTGGAGTCGTCCGTCCAGTCGATGCAGGTGGTTTCATCGTACGGGCCGTAGTAGGTCTTGTCCAACACGAAGGCGTTGAACTTGCGCTGCTTCCCGGGAGCGTGGTACATCATAGCTACATTGTCCTTCGTCACAACGAACTTcctgagacagaaaaagacaaagttcAGCATCATTTTGTTGACGAATGTCTCAGAAAACTGTCTTAAGCTAATTAGGAGCAGCCAAATGGAAAAGTTCCTCCTTACCTGCCGTCGGGTGAGAATCGGATGCTGTTCACGGGCTTGTGAAAGTGGAAATGATGGAGGACGGCGCGGGTGACGAGGCTGACCAACAGGGCTGCTCCATCTGGACACAAACACGTTTACATTCATGTAGGAATCAAACTCCTTCTTTTCATTAGACATCACATAACAAGTGTAACTCAGCTCTCTCACCTTCATCCACTACTATCGCCACGCTTCCATCCGGAGAGACCCCCACACACGTTATGTTCTTAGAGGTGGAGACGGGTAATGTCTCAGACGTGTTGCTAGgagacaaaaaaggaaatatgtCAGTGTTACTTTGGTTTTGTGAGTTCTTAAAGCACATATTCAAACATGACAGTGTTTCCCTTCCTCCATGTTTTATGTTATTCGGTGACTTACTTCTTCAGGTCGAAGACTGAGACTCTGTTTCCCACCGGACTGATCACAGCGTTGCCATCTTTGGAGAAACTCAAGTTTCCCTGACGATAAACTGCACCGAGCAGATTagaaaactacacaaacacacagaggatcaTTCATTAAATCGCGCagaacttcctgtttgtgtagGAAAATAAACCAGGAACACATTGAAACATTAAGGAAATCATGTAAACAAGTAGCCGAACTTTAGCGTGAAAGCTAACACCTCAgagtttaactttaaaatgtgatgaGGGGTTTAGTTTCAGTAGCGAGAAACAAGAACATCTGGAATTTGGCTAATTTTGAATGAGCTTTGGTTTAACGTTGCTTCCCATACATTCAATGCTGTGGAGTTAGCTCCCAGTGGCTAACAGCAGCTAGCAGTCAGGTACTCACCCTGTACGCGAACTTCATTTTGATAAATGTTCCTTAAACTCGCAGCGTTTCTCTTCTGTTTATCATTTAATCATTGAATCTTTGAATCATTGAATCATCAGAATAAAACTCCTGCTGTGACacatgcttcttcttcttctgcctccaCACGTGTTTGAGCTGTGTTGACACTTTACACTTCCGGCTTGAGCGGGGCGGAAATACATGAGACAGCGCCCTCAGGCGGCGGGGAGGAGAAACGAGTCAAATATGAAGCACCAGTCTTTTCTCATAAGAAAAATActttcttaaatatatatatatacactaaatgacaatgaaattaaagtatcatataaacacaaaataaaacgttttgttttattattaataccctttaaaaattgtaaaataCCATTAAGAACACACAGAATATCATAATAACACTTTGTTGTGAGAaaagtaatgtttttattttcaatcacaTGGAAAAAGAGGAATAATACCCATcttaaataaatgcacattcATAATAGTAATAAACTGTGACGTCTATTCAGACACTGATTATCTATAACAAGGTTCATAAACCAGCCTCTTGAACCAGGTCGTTCTTTCTTCACACGATCCCTCGGgtccattttttaaaaccctTACTGAATAATTAATCGTCCGGCAGCGACAGGAACTGGGCCGCTGCCAGAGGTCAAATGGAAAAGCGACACTGGATAAAAGTGAGAGACAAAATGGAGTTCAGATCTTTTACTGGGGAAGTTGGCTCGTGTTGAGGTGACGGTTCACGGATGTTTCAATGTCCAGTTTTCATGGCTTTTATTCAAACATCTGAAAAACAGCACGGTAAACAGTTACACTTGTAGAATCTTAACCAAGCTGCTCCCACGTGTCAGAAATCCTCTTCTTCACCGGAGCGTTTTGTGCCAAAGGTCAAAACAGGGCACCACGTGCAGGCGGACGTATTTTTGGCCTCCGGTCGAGCACTCCAAGCAGCCGTAGACCGTTTCCCGCCGCTGGTTCCCCATGCCGCACAGCGCGCAGGGGCCCTTTGGGATGTTGTGCTTGAGGAGGTTGACCCGTGTGTGGGTGCTTTCCCTCAGGTAGGTGGTGGACACGTCCGTCATGCTGGCGGCTTTCTCGTAGTAGTCCGTCACCATGTCGTCCATGTAGGTGTCGGAGTGGGTGAGCTCCTCAAACGTCCGGTCGTCTGCGCAGGAGATGGATCAGGAGAGAGCCATGCAAAAATAATTCATTGTGCAGTGGAGGTTTTTAATCGTACCTGCTCTGAAGGGGTTTCCGTAGATGATCCCGGACAGGAAGCGGCGCAGTCGACCCATAGAGAAGTGACCGATGTATCCTCCGAGCTGCTCCCGGATCTGCTCCCGCTCAAATCCGCCCTGAGACTCCGGAGCGACGCAAATATCTGACACAAGAAGAAAACCTCAGAAAACAGCTTTTCGTGCTGACTCTAACTTTAGAAAGTGTCTTTGTCTCTTAAAACCACGGCCGGTGttctcagatggtcagagcgtggtgctaataacgccaaggtcatgggttctACCCCCATACAGGCCAGATGTGTGTAGGTGGTGAGGAAATATCCACATCTGCATTTATAAAGTACaaagaagtgtaaaaatacagaCAAGACAAGTTCCTCCCCATCAGGCATCATTAGTTTTAATCATTAGCTCTGTTTCATGTGAGACACAGTTGTAAccattgtgtatttgtgtgtgtgtgtgtgttgttgtaccGAGCCGCCCGTCCAGTCGAACAAACAGCTGACAGATGCTGAAGGCGATGGTCGTGTGAGCCGGGATGACGATGGCCTTGTCTCGACCTCTGGGGTTCCTCCCGTCGTCGATCTGAAACTGTGGCGACACAAAATTAAACCCATCGACCTGAACACGAGCAGAGTTAGTCTCCTTGGATCTGAGGACTTTACCCTCATGGTGGTCCCTCTCATCCCGGCGTGGACGGTGAGGGAGCACTGCCGCGTGGTGCGGATGCTTTCCACGACCACGCAGAGGACACAGCGCCGGCTCTCCTTCGACTGCCGGACCAGGCAGTGATCCAGGTCCACTTTCCTGAGAGAAAACCCACCGTCAAACTCTGATCTCTGCTCTTTGGACGCATCTGACACCAATCATGTAAAACACCTTCAGTCtattgtgtgtgtcagtgtcgggtaacacaatcatttattcatccacacagagaaacccccccccccctcctctcatgTTCCCTCTGTCacgcagaggtcagaggtcacacgtcAACGTCACAGGAGTAAACATCAAAATCTGAAAAAGTCTAATCTACATGGAGGAAAATACGTTTTGTAAGATTGTTAAGATGCAGATGAATCCATATCTGAGGTGATGCCCTGATGATTTGACAGCcgcagtgcatgctgggataccTGGAGTTGAGCTCCCGCAGCAGCGTGGGCACCTCCAGCTCGTGTTTGGTCACGATGCCGAACGAGGCCTTGACGGCCACAGAGTCCGAGCCGCTGATGTTGAAGCCCACGTCGTTGATGATGTGGTTTCCCAGGCGA contains these protein-coding regions:
- the pjvk gene encoding pejvakin → MFAAATKNFVKQVGDTGRLIPVPSLSEADRYQPLSLVTRKRKRHLWKKNKFASTAFSLKDILVGEKEITAGVSSYQLLNYEDKSDVALNGRLGNHIINDVGFNISGSDSVAVKASFGIVTKHELEVPTLLRELNSRKVDLDHCLVRQSKESRRCVLCVVVESIRTTRQCSLTVHAGMRGTTMRFQIDDGRNPRGRDKAIVIPAHTTIAFSICQLFVRLDGRLDICVAPESQGGFEREQIREQLGGYIGHFSMGRLRRFLSGIIYGNPFRADDRTFEELTHSDTYMDDMVTDYYEKAASMTDVSTTYLRESTHTRVNLLKHNIPKGPCALCGMGNQRRETVYGCLECSTGGQKYVRLHVVPCFDLWHKTLR
- the pwp2h gene encoding PWP2 small subunit processome component encodes the protein MKFAYRFSNLLGAVYRQGNLSFSKDGNAVISPVGNRVSVFDLKNNTSETLPVSTSKNITCVGVSPDGSVAIVVDEDGAALLVSLVTRAVLHHFHFHKPVNSIRFSPDGRKFVVTKDNVAMMYHAPGKQRKFNAFVLDKTYYGPYDETTCIDWTDDSKCFVVGSKDMSTWVFGAERWANLIYYSLGGHKDMIVGCFFEKDSLDLYTVSQDGTLCVWESDTELDGLVLTKSRDKPEPLKQREEEEEEEEEERLEGEEGEVIRGKAEPPKEKTKNVRYKQRSKHFFNKEGDFNNLTTAAYHKPTHILVTGFASGIFHLHELPEFNLIHSLSISDQRIASVAINSSGDWIGFGCSGMGQLLVWEWQSESYVFKQQGHFNNMASLAYSPDGQYVATGGDDGKVKVWNTNSGLCFVTFTEHSSSVTNVTFTSSGFVIVSASLDGTVRAFDLHRYRNFRTFTSPRPAQFSTLAVDSSGELVCAGAQDSFEIFLWSMQTGRLLEVLGGHEGPVSCLCFSPVQSILASASWDRTVRLWDMLDSWQVKETLHLTSDGLSVTYRPDGQELAVTTLNGEISFWNSQNATQTGSVAGRHDLEMGRKETDKITAKQSAKGKSFTCVCYSADGESVLAGGQSKFVCIYNVKETMLMKKFEISCNLSFDAMEEFLDRRKMTEFGSLALVDEGAGDGDGVNISLPGVRKGDMSSRNFKPEIRVSSLRFSPTGRSWAATTTEGLLVYSLDGSIVFDPYDLDLDVTPASIRKQLRLQEWTSAIVLAFRLNEKALKLEVLETVPHEQIAVVCSSLPDIYVEKLLGFVATCLEKSGHLQFYMAWAQNLLMLHGQKLKNRSGALLPTLQALQKSIQIHFDNLSKLCDFNMYNIRYAEALSKQRGVKRAAAKEEEEEEEEDEGLSEGMSEASFEEAEMIL